The Pantoea nemavictus genome includes a region encoding these proteins:
- the ftsZ gene encoding cell division protein FtsZ, which translates to MFEPMELTNDAVIKVIGVGGGGGNAVEHMVRERIEGVEFFAVNTDAQALRKTAVGQTIQIGTNITKGLGAGANPEVGRNSAEEDREALRAALDGADMVFIAAGMGGGTGTGAAPVVAEVAKDLGILTVAVVTKPFNFEGKKRMAFAEQGIAELSKHVDSLITIPNDKLLKVLGRGISLLDAFGAANDVLKGAVQGIAELITRPGLMNVDFADVRTVMSEMGYAMMGSGVACGEDRAEEAAEMAISSPLLEDIDLSGARGVLVNITAGFDLRLDEFETVGNTIRAFASDNATVVIGTSLDPEMNDELRVTVVATGIGMDKRPEITLVTNKPATQPVMDHRYQQHGMAPLPQEQKPAAKVVNEQPASSSKEPDYLDIPAFLRKQAD; encoded by the coding sequence ATGTTTGAACCTATGGAATTAACCAATGACGCGGTGATTAAAGTCATCGGCGTCGGCGGTGGCGGCGGCAACGCCGTAGAGCACATGGTACGCGAGCGTATCGAAGGTGTAGAATTCTTCGCTGTAAACACCGACGCGCAAGCGTTGCGTAAGACAGCGGTCGGCCAGACGATCCAGATCGGGACCAATATCACTAAAGGTCTCGGTGCAGGTGCGAACCCAGAAGTGGGCCGTAACTCTGCGGAAGAGGATCGCGAAGCACTGCGTGCTGCGCTGGATGGTGCAGACATGGTGTTCATCGCCGCAGGCATGGGTGGCGGTACCGGTACTGGTGCAGCGCCAGTTGTGGCTGAAGTAGCAAAAGATTTGGGTATCCTGACCGTTGCGGTGGTGACTAAGCCATTCAACTTCGAAGGCAAAAAGCGTATGGCTTTTGCTGAGCAGGGTATCGCCGAACTTTCTAAGCACGTCGATTCATTAATCACTATTCCTAACGACAAATTGCTGAAAGTTCTTGGCCGTGGCATCTCTTTGCTGGATGCGTTTGGTGCAGCCAACGACGTGTTGAAAGGTGCAGTGCAGGGTATCGCTGAGCTGATCACGCGTCCTGGACTGATGAACGTCGACTTTGCGGACGTACGTACCGTGATGTCAGAAATGGGTTACGCCATGATGGGTTCCGGTGTGGCATGCGGTGAAGACCGTGCGGAAGAAGCGGCAGAAATGGCTATCTCCAGTCCACTGCTGGAAGATATCGACCTGTCTGGCGCGCGCGGCGTGTTGGTCAACATCACTGCCGGCTTCGACCTGCGTCTGGACGAGTTTGAAACCGTGGGTAACACTATCCGCGCCTTTGCGTCTGACAACGCTACCGTAGTAATCGGTACATCTCTGGATCCAGAGATGAATGACGAACTGCGCGTAACCGTAGTTGCCACCGGTATTGGCATGGATAAGCGTCCAGAAATCACGTTAGTGACCAACAAACCGGCTACTCAACCTGTGATGGATCATCGCTACCAGCAGCATGGCATGGCGCCACTGCCGCAGGAGCAGAAGCCTGCAGCTAAAGTGGTGAATGAGCAACCAGCATCATCCAGCAAAGAACCCGACTACCTTGATATTCCAGCCTTCCTGCGTAAACAGGCAGACTAA